The proteins below are encoded in one region of Gallus gallus isolate bGalGal1 chromosome 12, bGalGal1.mat.broiler.GRCg7b, whole genome shotgun sequence:
- the GLYCTK gene encoding glycerate kinase: MSLCEHALSLFRSAVGTVRPAPMLKRALKLQGEGCPQLLVNSRAFPLKRGLYLVGFGKAVLGMAAAAEEILGDHLVRGIINVPLGIQESLQRAGMQEMLLKPHSRIQVIEGAKNNLPDPEALRGASAIQELAEGLTADDLLLVLISGGGSALLPAPIPPILLEEKEKLTKMLASRGAAIQELNTVRKILSLLKGGGLARLAYPAQVVSLILSDVIGDPLDIIASGPTAASSHSVQDCLQILAKYNLLHSLPGSVEAVLSSSPTKPTAAKDYSHVCNIIIGSNTLALAEAKRQAEGLGYVTLILSAGVCGDVGRVAVLYCQLICLLCLRLAGLGEGPRGSEVRGNLLQLAAELDIPGLNVAEFLQALQGLEPQKPVCILAGGETTVQLQGTGKGGRNQELALRVGLGLHRARGVEASGLGRCDVVFLSGGTDGQDGPTEAAGAFCSPELVAEALQEGLDAETFLSNNDSYTFFSQFQRGRHLLVTGLTGTNVMDIQLILIRATDRS, from the exons ATGTCCCTCTGTGAGCATGCGCTGTCCCTCTTCCGCAGCGCAGTGGGCACCGTCCGGCCAGCCCCAATGCTGAAGAGGGCACTGAAGCTCCAGGGAGAGGGGTGCCCTCAGCTGCTGGTGAACAGCCGTGCTTTCCCGTTGAAGAGGGGCCTGTACTTGGTGGGGTTTGGCAAAGCTGTGTTGGGGATggcggcagcagcagaagagatcCTGGGAGACCACCTCGTTCGGGGGATCATCAACGTGCCACTGGGCATCCAGGAGAGCCTGCAGCGAGCGGGAATGCA GGAGATGCTGCTGAAGCCACACAGTAGAATCCAGGTCATTGAAGGTGCCAAGAACAACCTCCCTGACCCAGAGGCTCTTAGGGGAGCAAGTGCCATtcaggagctggctgagggcCTGACAGCGGATGACCTGCTCCTTGTGCTCATCTCAG GGGGTGGATCAGCCCTGCTTcctgctcccatccctcccattctcctggaggagaaggagaagctCACAAAGATGTTGGCTTCCCGAGGAGCTGCCATACAGGAGCTGAACACTGTCCGAAAAATTCTGTCTTTGCTGAAGGGTGGAGGGCTGGCCCGCCTTGCATATCCTGCACAG GTGGTGAGCCTCATCCTTTCTGACGTGATTGGTGACCCTCTGGACATCATAGCGAGTGGgcccactgctgccagctcccacaGCGTCCAAGACTGCCTTCAGATCCTGGCCAAATACAacctgctgcacagcctgccCGGCTCCGTGGAAGCAGTCCTCTCCAGCTCTCCCACCAAGCCCACTGCTGCAAAAGACTACTCCCATGTTTGCAACATCATCATTGGGTCAAACACGCTGGCTTTGGCTGAGGCCAAGCGCCAAGCAGAGGGCCTGGGCTACGTGACCCTGATTCTCAGTGCAGGGGTCTGCGGGGACGTTGGCCGTGTTGCTGTGCTGTACTGCCAGCTGATCTGCCTGCTCTGTCTGCGCTTGGCCGGCCTTGGGGAAGGGCCTCGGGGCTCTGAGGTGAGGGGGAATCTCCTGCAGCTGGCGGCAGAGTTAGACATCCCGGGCTTGAACGTGGCTGAGTTTCTGCAGGCCCTGCAAGGATTGGAGCCCCAGAAACCGGTCTGCATCCTGGCTGGAGGAGAAACCACAGTTCAGCTTCAAGGAACcgggaagggagggagaaaccAAGAGCTGGCTCTGcgagtggggctggggctgcacagggcaCGGGGTGTTGAGGCCAGCGGCCTGGGTAGGTGTGATGTTGTCTTCCTGAGCGGGGGAACGGACGGGCAGGATGGGCCCACAGAGGCAGCAGGGGCTTtctgcagcccagagctggtGGCTGAGGCCCTGCAGGAAGGCCTTGATGCAGAAACCTTTCTCAGCAACAATGACTCCTATACCTTCTTCAGCCAATTCCAGCGTGGGCGTCACCTCCTGGTGACTGGCTTGACGGGCACCAACGTCATGGACATCCAGCTTATTTTAATTAGAGCCACAGACAGATCATGA
- the LOC112533336 gene encoding translation initiation factor IF-2-like, translating into MSQPWSCRGGLGRLRGVLGHAQREKGSGAGGVEAASRRRNPLGWAPPPSPCHRQAGVPTASRPDSARSSEPTGPAGMSLPIGATRGVPRRSLSVQLPAPQLSPRRAPPSPGGSSSSSAPQSSGCGERRDDAPGGGKRTPGISGSAPRPRIAEPSRTEPERRRAPLPAAGPTCTAPPPVPSAAAAAAEARSRGGREDERPLPAPGPAARPRPGPTAPRVAVGGGASGARRGGHEVEVGGWGWGVMR; encoded by the coding sequence ATGTCACAGCCCTGGAGCTGCCGCGGTGGCCTCGGGAGGCTCAGGGGGGTCCTGGGCCACGCacagagggagaaggggagCGGGGCAGGGGGTGTGGAGGCGGCATCCCGAAGGCGCAACCCTCTCGGGTGGGCTCCCCCCCCATCACCGTGTCACCGTCAAGCGGGCGTCCCCACGGCATCCCGGCCGGACTCTGCCCGGAGCTCTGAGCCCACCGGGCCAGCCGGGATGTCCCTCCCCATCGGCGCTACCCGAGGCGTCCCCAGAAGATCGCTCAGCGTTCAGCTCCCCGCCCCGCAGCTCTCCCCGCGCCGCGCACCGCCAAGTCcggggggcagcagcagcagcagcgccccGCAGAGCTCCGGCTGCGGGGAGCGGAGAGACGATGCCCCCGGGGGGGGGAAGCGGACCCCGGGGATCTCCGGCTccgcgccccggccccgcaTCGCCGAGCCGAGCCGAACCGAACCCGAACGGCGCCGTGCCCCGCTGCCCGCTGCCGGCCCTACCTGCACCGCGCCGCCGCCGGTCCCGTctgcagccgccgccgccgccgaagCGCGGAGCCGCGGGGGGCGGGAGGACGagcgccccctccccgcccccggccccgccgcccgcccccggcccggccccacgGCCCCGCGGGTGGCGGTGGGCGGCGGAGCGAGCGGGGCCCGGAGAGGCGGCCACGAGGTTGaagtgggggggtgggggtggggggtgatgCGCTGA